The following are encoded together in the Candidatus Woesebacteria bacterium genome:
- a CDS encoding sulfite exporter TauE/SafE family protein codes for MVEITYPIALMAGVVSFLSPCAVGLLPTYIGYVTGIAIEDLKKKGYKPYRKKMILASLLYTLGFSTVFVLLGTTAAGLGVIFRQYSLPIQQIGGLIIIFFGLEFSGLIRLPFLSKTYKFSLPTWVEKTHYVKSFLVGVIFATAWSPCVGVVLGSILALAATTHQALSGAMLLFVYSLGISIPFLIVTFTLISAPKYLKIFTKYTHIISIIAGSILVIVGLMLVTNTYRYLNTYVSNLLN; via the coding sequence ATGGTTGAGATAACTTATCCGATCGCGTTAATGGCTGGAGTTGTATCCTTTTTGTCTCCGTGTGCTGTTGGTTTATTACCGACTTACATAGGTTATGTAACCGGGATTGCAATTGAAGATCTCAAAAAGAAAGGATATAAACCATATCGCAAGAAAATGATTCTGGCTAGTCTGCTCTACACTTTGGGTTTCTCGACGGTTTTTGTATTGCTTGGTACAACCGCTGCCGGCTTAGGTGTAATCTTTCGGCAATACAGTTTGCCGATACAGCAAATAGGAGGATTAATTATTATTTTTTTTGGACTCGAATTTTCTGGTCTGATTCGACTTCCATTTCTATCAAAAACATATAAGTTTTCTCTTCCGACATGGGTTGAAAAAACACATTACGTCAAGTCGTTTTTGGTCGGTGTGATTTTTGCGACTGCATGGTCACCGTGTGTAGGAGTAGTTTTAGGGTCGATATTGGCTTTGGCTGCCACTACGCATCAGGCGTTAAGTGGGGCGATGCTATTATTTGTATATTCACTTGGTATTTCTATACCGTTTTTGATTGTTACATTTACGTTAATTTCGGCACCGAAATATTTGAAAATATTTACAAAATATACTCATATCATTTCGATAATAGCAGGATCAATACTTGTGATAGTTGGGCTAATGCTTGTCACTAATACTTATCGGTATTTAAATACTTATGTGTCCAATTTATTAAACTAA